One Fibrobacter sp. UWB13 DNA window includes the following coding sequences:
- a CDS encoding DUF262 domain-containing protein, whose protein sequence is MLKDLLNCTDDELKKKASEHLVYADIETVQTVLEAPLLIPPYQRPYMWEQKQVSQLLNDILLNKKKGDSDHYRIGSMITCIDPSLADGSERKQSIDIVDGQQRITTLLLILRCLNPSYKNELFNNLEYNHSQSYKHLKQNSVFIEGWIQSNVENEKEEFFNYILDNCELVIVTVYNISEAFQMFDSQNGNGKELEPYNLLKAYHLSAVNGFDNQKNCDISWENAVKSRLPNGQNFDVLKQLFSEQLYRSRIWSKGCDANRFTKKEIEEFKGYRTGNGISYPYQNKTISLLMLSKWMENQKDIFTTNGMVDRDGNSDNSNFLKNFMNVNQDIVDGELFFQYIETYVAMYRKLFIDGANQGPIKDFQDFYEKYCRYKGHHRDGDTYLRELFNSLVFCFYDKFGVRGFQPRYYKMLYAFVYKIRILNKSVFYNTVVKAPIESDIRPFSIITQAQKPDDIEKMYVACTIPGNVLKQMKIEVREANKRKSTFVPVIIEFFEKEHFTI, encoded by the coding sequence ATGTTAAAAGATCTACTCAATTGCACGGATGACGAGCTAAAAAAGAAAGCCTCCGAACATCTAGTTTACGCAGACATTGAAACCGTGCAAACGGTTCTAGAAGCTCCTTTGTTGATTCCTCCATACCAACGCCCCTATATGTGGGAACAAAAGCAAGTGTCACAACTATTAAACGACATCCTTTTAAATAAGAAAAAAGGAGATTCTGATCATTATAGAATTGGGAGTATGATAACTTGTATCGATCCCTCTCTAGCGGATGGCTCAGAAAGAAAACAAAGCATCGATATTGTTGATGGTCAACAAAGAATCACTACTTTACTTTTAATTCTTCGTTGTTTGAACCCTTCGTACAAAAATGAATTGTTTAATAATTTAGAGTATAACCATTCTCAGTCATACAAACACCTTAAGCAAAATTCTGTATTCATTGAAGGATGGATCCAGTCTAATGTTGAAAATGAAAAAGAGGAATTTTTTAATTACATTCTTGATAATTGTGAATTAGTGATTGTCACGGTCTATAATATTTCCGAAGCCTTCCAAATGTTTGATTCACAAAATGGCAACGGAAAAGAGTTAGAACCATATAATCTGTTAAAAGCCTATCATTTAAGTGCTGTTAATGGTTTTGACAACCAAAAGAATTGCGATATTTCCTGGGAAAATGCCGTAAAAAGCCGTTTGCCCAACGGGCAGAATTTTGATGTACTAAAACAATTGTTCTCCGAACAATTGTATAGATCAAGAATATGGTCAAAAGGATGCGACGCAAATAGATTTACAAAAAAAGAAATTGAAGAATTTAAAGGATACAGAACGGGAAATGGAATAAGCTATCCATACCAAAACAAGACCATATCTTTATTAATGCTTTCTAAATGGATGGAAAACCAAAAAGATATTTTCACTACTAATGGAATGGTTGACCGAGATGGCAATTCTGATAATTCAAACTTTTTGAAGAATTTTATGAACGTCAACCAAGACATTGTTGATGGCGAGTTGTTTTTTCAATATATAGAAACCTATGTCGCCATGTATAGAAAATTATTTATCGATGGAGCGAACCAGGGGCCCATAAAAGATTTTCAAGACTTCTACGAAAAATATTGCCGTTATAAAGGGCATCACAGGGATGGGGACACCTATTTAAGAGAGTTATTTAATTCTTTAGTATTCTGCTTCTATGATAAATTTGGTGTAAGAGGCTTTCAACCGAGATACTATAAAATGCTATATGCATTTGTTTACAAAATTCGAATATTAAACAAGAGTGTCTTTTACAATACCGTAGTCAAAGCACCTATTGAATCTGACATCAGACCATTTAGCATTATAACTCAGGCGCAAAAACCTGATGACATTGAAAAAATGTATGTGGCTTGTACAATACCAGGGAATGTTTTGAAGCAAATGAA